In a single window of the Debaryomyces hansenii CBS767 chromosome A complete sequence genome:
- a CDS encoding DEHA2A08800p (highly similar to uniprot|P05030 Saccharomyces cerevisiae YGL008C PMA1 Plasma membrane H+-ATPase), with the protein MSGTEPTNEKVDKIVSDDEEEDIDQLIMDLQSHKGLDDEDDDEAVDDSSFKAVPEELLKTDPTTGLTADEVTKRRKKYGLNQMSEDKENLVLKFVMFFVGPIQFVMEAAAILAAGLEDWIDFGVICALLLLNAFVGFVQEYQAGSIVDELKKTLANFAFVIRDGSLIEIAASEIVPGDILQLEDGTVIPADGRVVSEDCHLQIDQSAITGESLAVEKRFGDATYSSSTVKTGEAFMIVTATADSTFTGRAAALVNKAGASGGHFTEVLNSIGTLLLVLVIVTLLPIWVACFYRTVRIVPILRYTLAILIVGVPVGLPAVVTTTMAVGAAYLAKKQAIVQKLSAIESLAGVEILCSDKTGTLTKNKLSLHEPYTVEGVEADDLMLTGCLAASRKKKGLDAIDKAFLKSLIDYPRAKAALTKYKLIEFQPFDPVSKKVTSIVESPEGERIICVKGSPLFVLKTVEDDHPIPEDVHENYQNTVTEFASRGFRSLGVARKRGEGHWEILGIMPVMDPPRDDTAQTINEARRLGLRVKMLTGDAVGIAKETCRQLGLGTNIYDADRLGLSGGGDMAGSEIADFVENADGFAEVFPQHKYNAVEILQSRGYLVAMTGDGVNDAPSLKKADTGIAVEGATDAARSAADIVFLAPGLSAIIDALKTSRQIFHRMYAYVVYRIALSLHLEIFLGLWIVILNQSLSIDLIVFIALFADVATLAIAYDNAPYDPMPVKWNTPRLWGMSIVLGIILAIGTWITLTTMFMKKGGIVQNFGGLDGILFLQISLTENWLIFITRAQGPFWSSIPSWQLGGAILIVDIIATCFTLFGWWSQNWTDIVTVVRTWIFSFGVFCVMGGLYYLMSGSEAFDNICNGRPAKPHKDNRSVEDFLMSMQRVSTQHEKST; encoded by the coding sequence ATGAGTGGTACTGAACCAACTAACGAAAAGGTCGACAAGATTGTGTctgacgatgaagaagaagatattgatcaattgatCATGGACTTGCAATCTCATAAAGGtcttgatgatgaagatgacgatgaagCAGTTGACGACAGCTCTTTCAAGGCTGTTCCAGaggaattattgaaaaccGACCCAACTACCGGTTTGACTGCCGATGAAGTTAccaagagaagaaagaagtaCGGTTTGAACCAAATGTCTGAAGACAAAGAAAACTTGGTTTTGAAGTTCGTTATGTTCTTTGTTGGTCCAATTCAATTCGTTATGGAAGCCGCTGCTATTTTAGCCGCTGGTTTAGAAGATTGGATTGATTTCGGTGTTATCTGTGctttgttattattgaacGCTTTCGTTGGTTTCGTACAAGAATACCAAGCTGGTTCTATTGTCgatgaattgaagaagactTTAGCTAACTTTGCTTTCGTTATCCGTGACGGTTCTTTAATCGAAATTGCTGCAAGTGAAATTGTTCCAGGTGATATTTTACAATTGGAAGACGGTACCGTTATTCCAGCTGATGGTAGAGTTGTTTCTGAAGACTGTCATTTACAAATTGATCAATCTGCTATTACTGGTGAATCTTTAGCTGTTGAAAAGAGATTTGGTGATGCCACTTACTCTTCTTCTACTGTTAAGACTGGTGAAGCTTTCATGATTGTTACTGCTACTGCTGATTCTACCTTCACTGGTAGAGCTGCTGCTTTAGTCAACAAGGCCGGTGCTAGTGGTGGTCACTTCACTGAAGTCTTGAACTCCATTGGTACCTTATTATTGGTTTTAGTCATTGTTACTTTGTTACCTATCTGGGTTGCTTGTTTCTACCGTACTGTTAGAATTGTTCCAATTTTAAGATACACTTTAGCTATTCTTATTGTCGGTGTCCCAGTTGGTTTACCAGCTGTTGTTACCACTACCATGGCTGTCGGTGCTGCTTACTTAGCTAAGAAGCAAGCTATTGTTCAAAAATTGTCTGCTATTGAATCCTTAGCCGGTGTCGAAATCTTATGTTCCGATAAGACCGGTACTTTAACCAAGAACAAGTTATCTTTACACGAGCCATACACTGTCGAAGGTGTTGAAGCCGACGACTTAATGTTGACCGGTTGTTTAGCTGCTTctagaaagaagaagggTTTAGATGCTATTGATAAGGCTTTCttaaaatctttaattGACTACCCAAGGGCCAAGGCTGCTTTAACCAAGTACAAGCTTATTGAATTCCAACCTTTCGATCCTGTCTCAAAGAAGGTCACCTCTATTGTCGAATCACCAGAAGGTGAAAGAATTATCTGTGTTAAGGGTTCTCCATTATTCGTTTTAAAAACTGTTGAAGATGATCACCCAATCCCAGAAGATGTCCACGAAAACTATCAAAACACTGTTACTGAATTTGCTTCTAGAGGTTTCAGATCTTTAGGTGTTGCTAGAAAGAGAGGTGAAGGTCACTGGGAAATCTTAGGTATTATGCCAGTTATGGATCCTCCAAGAGATGATACTGCTCAAACTATTAACGAAGCTAGAAGATTAGGTTTAAGAGTTAAGATGTTAACTGGTGATGCCGTTGGTATTGCTAAGGAAACTTGTCGTCAATTAGGTTTAGGTACTAACATTTATGATGCTGACAGATTAGGTTTATCCGGTGGTGGTGACATGGCCGGTTCTGAAATTGCTGATTTCGTTGAAAACGCTGATGGTTTCGCTGAAGTTTTCCCACAACACAAGTACAATGCCGTTGAAATTTTACAATCAAGAGGTTACTTAGTTGCCATGACTGGTGATGGTGTTAACGATGCCCCATCTTTGAAGAAGGCTGATACTGGTATTGCCGTCGAAGGTGCTACTGATGCTGCCAGATCCGCTGCTGATATTGTTTTCTTAGCCCCAGGTTTATCTGCTATTATTGATGCTTTAAAGACCTCCAGACAAATTTTCCACAGAATGTACGCTTATGTTGTCTACCGTATTGCTTTATCTTTACACTTGGAAATTTTCTTAGGTTTATGGATTGTTATCTTGAACCAATCCTTATctattgatttaattgtCTTTATTGCTCTTTTCGCTGATGTTGCTACTTTAGCCATTGCTTATGATAATGCTCCATATGACCCAATGCCAGTTAAGTGGAACACTCCAAGATTATGGGGTATGTCTATTGTCTTAGGTATAATCTTAGCTATCGGTACTTGGATTACTTTAACCACCATGTTCATGAAGAAGGGTGGTATTGTCCAAAACTTCGGTGGTCTTGATGGTATCTTATTCTTGCAAATTTCCTTGACTGAAAACTGGTTAATTTTCATTACCAGAGCTCAAGGTCCATTCTGGTCATCCATCCCATCCTGGCAATTAGGTGGTGCTATCCTTATTGTGGATATCATCGCCACCTGTTTCACCTTATTCGGATGGTGGTCTCAAAACTGGACTGATATTGTTACTGTTGTCAGAACCTGGATCTTCTCCTTCGGTGTCTTCTGTGTCATGGGTGGTTTATACTACTTAATGTCCGGCTCCGAAGCATTTGACAACATCTGTAACGGTAGACCAGCCAAACCACACAAGGACAACAGATCTGTCGAAGATTTCTTAATGTCCATGCAAAGAGTCTCTACTCAACACGAAAAGTCTACttag